A window from Zingiber officinale cultivar Zhangliang chromosome 7A, Zo_v1.1, whole genome shotgun sequence encodes these proteins:
- the LOC122000340 gene encoding dihydrofolate reductase-like, with protein sequence MTGQEKMMKVLCLHGFRTNGGFLRKQISKWDPSIFQHFQLDYPDGIFLAGGKSDIEGVFPPPYYEWFQYNKEFTEYENLEECISFLCDYMMKNGPFDGLLGFSQGAVLAAVLAGYQAQGQVLKDHPPIKFLVSISGSMFRDPSICDIAYRDPIKVKSVHFIGEKDWLKLPSEDLASAFDNPLVLRHPQGHTVPRLDEGAVNQLSEWTESIFRSNLASDHASRPGSVESNTSSIEQGATQTNDPLYQ encoded by the exons ATGACCGGACAAGAGAAGATGATGAAGGTTCTATGCCTCCATGGCTTCAGAACTAATGGGGGCTTCTTGCGCAAACAAATCAGCAAGTGGGATCCTTCCATCTTCCAACACTTCCAATTG GACTACCCCGATGGCATTTTCCTAGCAGGTGGGAAGTCGGACATTGAGGGTGTATTCCCACCACCCTATTACGAATGGTTCCAATACAACAAG GAGTTTACTGAGTACGAGAATTTGGAGGAGTGCATATCCTTCTTGTGCGATTACATGATGAAAAATGGCCCCTTTGATGGATTGCTTGGCTTCTCTCAG GGTGCAGTACTAGCAGCAGTTCTGGCAGGCTATCAAGCCCAG GGACAGGTACTGAAGGACCATCCCCCAATAAAGTTTTTGGTCTCGATATCAGGTAGCATGTTCAGAGACCCGAGCATATGTGACATTGCCTACAGAGACCCCATCAAGGTGAAATCTGTGCACTTCATTGGGGAAAAGGATTGGCTGAAACTTCCCTCTGAGGATCTCGCTTCTGCCTTCGATAATCCACTGGTTTTGAGGCATCCTCAGGGCCACACTGTCCCCAGATTAG ATGAGGGAGCTGTGAATCAATTAAGTGAATGGACTGAAAGCATTTTCAGAAGTAATCTAGCCAGTGATCATGCATCTCGTCCAGGGAGTGTTGAATCTAATACGAGCAGCATCGAGCAAGGTGCAACACAAACTAATGATCCATTATATCAGTAG